The following are from one region of the Camelus dromedarius isolate mCamDro1 chromosome 16, mCamDro1.pat, whole genome shotgun sequence genome:
- the BHLHA9 gene encoding class A basic helix-loop-helix protein 9: MHRGASGPGLRGLKGAEGAAGDVGDSCMEAGRDFGVLRENGGPRGLGEAEEVAGSRKRSRPVRSKARRMAANVRERKRILDYNEAFNALRRALRHDLGGKRLSKIATLRRAIHRITALSLVLRASPAPHWPCGHLECHGQAVRAGDTGDLGSRPPPSAPPLAGPFATRCASCSLHTPLGRPRAVAEAQGLSQASAGSWRRCPGAPSAWPRSHLRAGPGLGYQHS; encoded by the coding sequence ATGCACCGAGGCGCGTCAGGACCAGGACTCAGGGGCCTGAAGGGGGCCGAGGGCGCTGCCGGGGACGTGGGGGACTCTTGCATGGAGGCTGGGAGAGATTTTGGGGTGCTGAGGGAGAATGGCGGCCCTCGCGGCCTGGGCGAAGCAGAGGAGGTGGCGGGCAGCAGAAAGCGCAGCCGGCCGGTGCGGTCCAAGGCGAGGCGCATGGCAGCCAACGTGCGTGAGCGCAAGCGCATCCTGGACTACAATGAGGCCTTCAACGCGCTGCGCCGGGCGCTGCGGCACGACCTGGGCGGAAAGAGACTCTCCAAGATCGCTACGCTGCGCAGAGCCATTCACCGCATCACCGCCCTGTCCCTCGTGCTGCGCGCCAGCCCCGCGCCCCACTGGCCCTGCGGGCACCTGGAGTGCCACGGCCAGGCCGTGCGCGCGGGGGATACAGGGGACCTGGGCTCCCGCCCGCCGCCGTCCGCGCCGCCCCTCGCCGGGCCCTTCGCAACGCGCTGCGCCTCGTGCTCCCTGCACACACCCCTGGGACGGCCCAGGGCTGTGGCCGAGGCGCAGGGCTTGTCTCAGGCCTCTGCGGGAAGTTGGCGCCGATGTCCGggggctccctctgcctggccgCGTAGCCACCTGCGAGCGGGCCCAGGACTGGGCTACCAGCACTCCTGA